The Pseudomonas parafulva genome includes a window with the following:
- the malQ gene encoding 4-alpha-glucanotransferase, which produces MSDSLLHRLAQRAGLARDWVDANNKPQQVTDEVLRKLLEALGHRASDEAQLQDSLSRLERSDDAQHVPPLLTADQGKPLDLSRYFPAQAGVRGQLEDSSSIDLQLDAQAHLPGDLPVGYHQLEVAQHRFTLAVAPSACPSLHDLVQAAPARCWGLSAQLYSLRRPGDGGYGDCMALEQLVRSAAERGADAVAISPIHALSAFDQQHYSPYSPSSRLLLNTLYASPAAILGERTVRLAIEACHLEQTLTSLEQEPLVDWPRAADARYKLLDALYQHFSQGDHPQRADFESYRQAAGEALEHHCRFEVLQAEAVDKGHGADWRNWPEAWRDPFGTEVRALAESYPARVEFHAFCQWLTERSLQRAQEAAKGSGMVVGLIADLAVGADGAGSQAWSRQDELLANLTVGAPPDILNRSGQDWGICGFSPEGLKRNGYRAFIEMLRANLAHAGGLRIDHVMGLQRLWLIPRGCKPNEGAYLYYPLEDMLRLLALEASRHGAIILGEDLGTVPDGLREALAQKNILGMRVLPFEQTSPGQFTPQLQWPDDALATTGTHDLATVAGWLKNRDVEWSRRLGLIDESTEQQWRDDRRKEHDGLRRTLETHYGPLKDDTAVIDAAIGYVGHTKAPLVLVPLEDLLGLEEQPNMPGTTEGHPNWRRRFTEAASHMLDDKDAARRLEVLAQAREQAWERDR; this is translated from the coding sequence ATGAGCGATTCCCTGCTTCACCGGCTCGCTCAGCGCGCGGGCCTTGCCCGCGACTGGGTGGATGCCAACAACAAACCGCAGCAAGTGACCGATGAGGTACTGCGCAAACTGCTTGAAGCCCTTGGCCATAGGGCTAGCGACGAGGCGCAATTGCAGGACAGCCTGTCCAGGCTCGAACGTAGCGACGACGCACAACACGTTCCGCCGCTGCTCACTGCCGACCAGGGCAAGCCGCTCGACCTCTCGCGGTATTTCCCAGCGCAGGCCGGCGTGCGCGGACAGTTGGAAGATAGCAGCAGCATCGACTTGCAGCTTGATGCCCAGGCCCACCTGCCAGGTGATTTGCCGGTCGGCTATCACCAACTGGAGGTGGCCCAGCACCGCTTTACGCTCGCTGTCGCCCCGTCCGCTTGCCCATCGCTGCATGACTTGGTTCAGGCGGCCCCCGCGCGCTGCTGGGGCTTGTCGGCGCAGCTCTACAGTCTGCGCCGCCCAGGCGATGGGGGCTACGGCGACTGCATGGCCCTCGAGCAACTGGTACGCAGTGCCGCTGAACGGGGCGCCGATGCAGTGGCGATCAGCCCTATCCATGCCTTGTCGGCCTTCGATCAGCAGCACTATAGCCCCTACTCGCCATCGAGCAGGCTGCTGCTCAATACGCTTTACGCAAGCCCGGCGGCCATCCTGGGTGAGCGCACCGTGCGCCTGGCTATCGAGGCCTGCCACCTGGAGCAGACACTGACCTCGCTCGAGCAAGAGCCTTTGGTGGACTGGCCGCGCGCAGCCGATGCCCGGTACAAGCTGCTGGACGCGCTTTACCAGCACTTCAGCCAAGGCGATCACCCGCAACGCGCCGATTTCGAAAGCTATCGCCAGGCCGCAGGCGAGGCGCTGGAGCACCATTGCCGTTTTGAAGTACTGCAAGCCGAGGCGGTCGACAAAGGCCATGGCGCTGATTGGCGCAACTGGCCAGAGGCGTGGCGCGACCCATTTGGGACCGAAGTCCGCGCCTTGGCCGAAAGTTATCCGGCCAGGGTGGAGTTTCACGCGTTCTGCCAATGGCTGACCGAGCGCAGCCTGCAGCGCGCCCAGGAGGCTGCCAAAGGCAGCGGCATGGTAGTGGGCCTGATTGCCGACCTTGCCGTTGGCGCCGATGGCGCTGGCAGCCAGGCCTGGAGCCGCCAGGACGAACTGCTGGCCAACCTTACCGTTGGCGCGCCACCTGACATCCTCAATCGCTCGGGCCAGGACTGGGGCATCTGCGGGTTCTCGCCCGAAGGGCTCAAGCGCAACGGCTACCGCGCGTTCATCGAGATGCTGCGTGCGAACCTTGCCCACGCCGGTGGCCTGCGCATCGACCATGTGATGGGTTTGCAACGGCTCTGGCTGATCCCGCGCGGCTGCAAACCCAATGAAGGCGCCTACCTGTACTACCCGCTCGAAGACATGCTGCGCTTGCTGGCGCTCGAAGCCAGCCGCCACGGTGCAATCATCCTGGGTGAAGACCTGGGCACGGTACCGGACGGTCTACGCGAGGCCTTGGCGCAGAAAAACATCCTGGGCATGCGCGTGCTGCCCTTCGAGCAGACCTCCCCAGGCCAATTCACCCCCCAGCTACAGTGGCCCGACGACGCCTTGGCGACCACCGGCACCCATGACCTGGCGACCGTGGCAGGTTGGCTGAAAAACCGCGACGTCGAATGGAGCCGGCGCCTGGGTTTGATTGATGAATCCACCGAGCAGCAATGGCGCGATGACCGCCGCAAAGAACACGACGGCTTGCGCCGCACGCTTGAAACCCACTATGGCCCGCTGAAGGACGACACTGCCGTGATCGATGCCGCGATTGGTTATGTAGGCCACACCAAAGCTCCGCTGGTGCTGGTCCCGCTTGAAGACCTGCTGGGTTTGGAAGAACAGCCGAACATGCCCGGCACCACCGAAGGGCATCCCAACTGGCGCCGCCGCTTTACCGAGGCGGCAAGCCACATGCTTGACGACAAGGATGCCGCACGGCGCCTGGAAGTGCTGGCGCAAGCGCGCGAGCAGGCATGGGAGCGCGACCGATGA